The Halococcus sediminicola genome has a segment encoding these proteins:
- a CDS encoding acyl-CoA carboxylase subunit beta, with protein MAAEDDADAGESPTGEESPVEELRRRRAEVELGGGEDRIAAQHDRGKLTARERIDYLLDEGSFEEFDRFVEHQSTNFDMDEKKYAGDGVVTGYGDVDGRTVFVFAHDFTVLGGSVGEAVADKICKVMDKAIENGVPIVGLNDSAGARIQEGIASLAGFAKIFRRNTKASGLVPQISAVMGPCAGGATYSPALTDFTLMVEDTSHMMITGPNVIETVTGERITMEELGGATTHASESGVAHMTAESEADVLDDIKRLLSYLPQNNVEDPPRVDSWDDPDRRCEVGSMVPDAPRKPYDVTSVIGGIVDEDSFFETHGGFARTLVTGLARMDGRPVGVVANQPSANAGTLDIEASQKGARFVRFCDSFNLPVLTFVDVPGFMPGTDQEHNGIIRHGAKLIYAYAEATVPLLTVILRKAYGGAYIVMGSKLLGADTNYAWPGAETAVLGPRGAVNVLYSDEIENADDPEATRQALMEEYREEFANPYSAAERGYVDDVIEPTETRRRLVRDLAVLDRKRTESPPKDHGNIQL; from the coding sequence GTGGCCGCCGAGGACGACGCCGACGCCGGCGAGAGTCCCACAGGGGAGGAGTCGCCCGTCGAGGAACTTCGGCGGCGGCGCGCCGAGGTCGAACTTGGTGGCGGCGAAGACCGCATCGCGGCCCAGCACGACCGCGGGAAACTGACCGCCCGCGAGCGCATCGACTACCTGCTCGACGAGGGAAGTTTCGAGGAGTTCGACCGGTTCGTCGAACACCAGTCGACGAACTTCGACATGGACGAAAAGAAATACGCCGGCGACGGCGTGGTCACGGGCTACGGCGACGTCGATGGCCGCACGGTGTTCGTCTTCGCCCACGATTTCACAGTATTAGGCGGGTCGGTCGGCGAGGCGGTCGCCGACAAGATCTGCAAAGTGATGGACAAGGCCATCGAAAACGGCGTGCCCATCGTCGGACTCAACGATTCTGCCGGCGCACGCATCCAGGAGGGCATCGCCTCGCTCGCGGGCTTTGCCAAGATATTCCGACGGAACACGAAGGCGAGCGGTCTCGTGCCCCAGATCTCGGCGGTCATGGGTCCTTGCGCGGGCGGGGCGACCTACTCGCCGGCGCTGACCGACTTCACGCTCATGGTCGAGGACACTTCCCACATGATGATCACCGGCCCGAACGTCATCGAGACGGTCACCGGCGAACGGATCACGATGGAGGAACTCGGCGGGGCGACCACGCACGCGAGCGAGAGCGGCGTCGCGCACATGACCGCCGAGTCCGAAGCGGACGTTCTCGACGACATCAAACGGTTGCTATCCTATCTCCCGCAGAACAACGTCGAGGACCCGCCGCGCGTCGACTCGTGGGACGACCCCGACCGGCGCTGTGAGGTGGGGTCGATGGTTCCCGACGCGCCGCGCAAACCCTACGACGTGACGAGCGTAATCGGGGGTATCGTCGACGAGGACTCCTTCTTCGAGACCCACGGTGGGTTCGCGCGCACGCTCGTGACCGGTCTCGCGCGCATGGACGGCCGGCCCGTCGGTGTGGTCGCCAACCAGCCCTCGGCCAACGCCGGCACGTTGGACATCGAGGCGAGCCAGAAGGGCGCGCGGTTCGTCCGCTTCTGTGATTCGTTCAACCTTCCAGTATTGACGTTCGTCGACGTGCCGGGATTCATGCCCGGCACCGACCAAGAGCACAACGGCATCATCCGCCACGGCGCGAAACTCATCTACGCCTACGCCGAGGCCACGGTTCCCCTTCTCACCGTAATTCTCCGGAAGGCCTACGGGGGAGCCTACATCGTGATGGGGTCGAAACTGCTCGGGGCGGACACGAACTACGCGTGGCCCGGCGCGGAGACCGCGGTGCTGGGTCCGCGCGGTGCGGTGAACGTTCTGTATAGCGACGAGATCGAGAACGCCGACGACCCCGAGGCGACGCGACAGGCGCTGATGGAGGAGTACCGCGAGGAGTTCGCAAACCCCTACTCGGCGGCCGAGCGCGGCTACGTCGATGACGTCATCGAACCGACTGAGACCCGCCGGCGGCTCGTCCGCGACCTCGCCGTCCTCGACCGCAAGCGAACGGAGAGTCCGCCGAAAGACCACGGTAACATCCAACTCTGA
- a CDS encoding thiolase family protein: MSENVAVVGASMTQFGKREAWIRELLAEAGKACLDDTGVEPHDVEHLYVSNMASGEFEGMTGVPNALAHDLDCLPAYTQRVDQTSSSGGAGMYAAWQSVASGASEMTLLVGGEKMTHRSTGEATDVIASLTHPVEYKHGVTLPSFAGLTARRYLDRYDAPRESLGKVAVKNHKNGVDNPHAQFRKEVGLDTVLESPIVADPLRLYDFCPITDGSAALMFCPESVAREYTDEYALMSGVGGATDTHVVHERAEPTVMGGVVESGTEAYAMSGYGPEDVDVAELHDMFTILEFLQMEGLEFAEQGEAWKAIEEGTTERDGELPINTSGGLKSKGHPLGASGVAQGYEIYKQLLGEAGPRQVDADVGLACNVGGFGNCVITTIMEAGA; this comes from the coding sequence ATGAGCGAGAACGTGGCGGTCGTCGGCGCGTCGATGACGCAGTTCGGCAAGCGCGAGGCGTGGATCCGGGAGTTGCTCGCCGAAGCCGGCAAGGCGTGTCTCGACGACACGGGCGTCGAACCTCACGATGTCGAGCATCTCTATGTCTCGAACATGGCATCCGGCGAGTTCGAGGGGATGACTGGCGTGCCGAACGCGCTCGCCCACGACCTCGACTGTCTGCCGGCCTACACTCAGCGTGTGGACCAGACTTCTTCGAGTGGAGGCGCGGGAATGTACGCGGCATGGCAGTCGGTCGCCTCTGGCGCGAGCGAGATGACCCTCTTGGTCGGTGGCGAGAAGATGACCCATCGCTCGACGGGTGAAGCCACCGACGTCATTGCTTCGTTGACTCATCCCGTCGAGTACAAACACGGCGTGACGCTGCCGAGTTTCGCGGGACTGACCGCACGGCGTTATCTCGATCGCTACGATGCACCCCGGGAGAGTTTGGGCAAAGTCGCCGTGAAAAACCACAAAAACGGCGTCGACAACCCGCACGCCCAGTTTCGAAAGGAGGTCGGCCTCGACACGGTGCTGGAGAGCCCGATCGTCGCTGACCCACTCAGATTGTACGACTTCTGTCCGATCACCGACGGGAGCGCCGCGCTCATGTTCTGTCCGGAATCGGTCGCACGGGAGTACACCGACGAGTACGCCCTCATGTCGGGTGTGGGCGGCGCGACCGACACCCACGTGGTCCACGAGCGCGCGGAACCGACGGTGATGGGCGGCGTAGTCGAATCTGGAACGGAAGCCTACGCCATGAGTGGCTACGGTCCCGAGGACGTCGACGTGGCCGAACTCCACGACATGTTCACGATTCTCGAATTCCTCCAGATGGAGGGGCTGGAATTCGCCGAGCAGGGCGAAGCCTGGAAAGCGATCGAAGAGGGGACAACCGAACGCGACGGCGAACTGCCGATCAACACGTCCGGAGGACTGAAATCGAAGGGGCATCCCCTCGGGGCGAGCGGCGTTGCACAGGGCTACGAGATCTACAAACAACTACTGGGTGAGGCCGGTCCGCGACAGGTCGACGCCGACGTGGGACTCGCGTGCAACGTGGGTGGCTTTGGTAATTGTGTCATCACCACTATCATGGAGGCGGGCGCATGA
- a CDS encoding cupredoxin domain-containing protein produces MKGHDFDRRTVLKGGVASLVAAAGLAGCTGGAQTGGNDSGANGSSTDGSGSNGSANGSGSGDRKVRVVLKEWRVKPDAKSVPAGNVTFDAVNEGHEVHELVVRQRNDDGAYEKLDEVDDIAKGTSKKLRTKLDPGTYELACLIVEEEEGETEDHYKLGMHETIEATKQG; encoded by the coding sequence ATGAAAGGACACGATTTCGACCGACGGACGGTGCTGAAGGGTGGTGTAGCAAGCCTCGTCGCGGCGGCCGGACTCGCCGGCTGTACCGGCGGCGCACAGACCGGTGGAAACGACAGCGGTGCGAACGGAAGCAGCACCGACGGGAGTGGGAGCAACGGAAGTGCCAATGGGAGTGGTTCCGGCGACCGGAAGGTGCGCGTCGTTCTGAAGGAGTGGCGGGTCAAGCCCGACGCGAAGTCGGTGCCGGCAGGGAACGTGACGTTCGACGCCGTCAACGAGGGCCACGAGGTCCACGAACTGGTCGTCAGGCAGCGCAACGACGACGGTGCCTACGAGAAACTCGACGAGGTGGACGACATCGCCAAGGGAACGAGCAAGAAACTGCGGACGAAACTCGATCCCGGCACGTACGAACTCGCCTGTCTCATCGTCGAAGAGGAGGAGGGTGAGACCGAAGACCACTACAAACTGGGCATGCACGAGACCATCGAAGCGACGAAACAGGGGTAG
- a CDS encoding Zn-ribbon domain-containing OB-fold protein, with protein MSHENVADAEPRMEAARYADGSITYPPHPLGSDGSEPVDVVDLSEHTATVVTWTTSTAPPPGVREPNHLAIVEFDVDGQPVRALGQLTTNEVEIGDDVAPVYTEELRDPDAGIREPASQDWDGYRFEPTD; from the coding sequence ATGAGTCACGAGAACGTTGCTGACGCGGAGCCACGGATGGAAGCGGCCCGCTACGCCGACGGCTCGATCACCTACCCTCCCCATCCGCTCGGTTCCGACGGGAGCGAACCTGTCGATGTCGTGGACCTGAGTGAACACACGGCGACGGTCGTGACGTGGACGACGAGCACCGCACCGCCGCCCGGCGTCCGCGAGCCGAACCACCTCGCCATCGTCGAGTTCGACGTCGATGGCCAACCGGTGCGCGCGCTCGGCCAACTCACGACGAACGAGGTCGAAATCGGCGACGACGTAGCTCCCGTGTATACCGAAGAACTTCGGGACCCCGACGCCGGCATCAGAGAACCCGCGAGTCAGGATTGGGACGGCTACCGCTTCGAACCGACCGATTAG
- a CDS encoding beta-ketoacyl-ACP reductase, with protein sequence MTLDTQTCVVTGASRGIGRGIAEEFGECGADVVVNYRSSEAAAHDVVDAIEDAGGRAIPVQADVADYDAVQAMAEEVRDVFGPIDVLVNNAGLTIDRTFKNMSHEDWQRVMDVNLGGVYNCTHSFFDDIVEAECGRLINISSVVGQQGNYGQSNYATTKSGLFGFTRTIALELARTGSTANCVAPGFVQTDMLDDVSDHVQEQILERIPLERFAEVDDITGIVRFVAGPESSYMTGQILAVNGGMEW encoded by the coding sequence ATGACGCTCGACACACAGACCTGCGTGGTCACCGGCGCGTCGCGGGGCATCGGGCGCGGCATCGCCGAGGAGTTCGGCGAGTGCGGCGCGGACGTCGTGGTGAACTACCGCTCCTCGGAAGCGGCCGCCCACGATGTCGTCGATGCGATCGAGGACGCCGGCGGGCGAGCGATTCCCGTACAGGCCGACGTCGCCGACTACGACGCGGTCCAGGCGATGGCCGAGGAGGTCAGAGACGTGTTCGGTCCCATCGACGTGCTCGTGAACAACGCCGGTCTCACCATCGACCGCACGTTCAAGAACATGAGCCACGAGGACTGGCAGCGCGTCATGGACGTGAATCTGGGCGGGGTCTACAACTGTACGCACTCGTTTTTCGACGACATCGTCGAGGCCGAGTGTGGCCGTCTCATCAACATTTCGAGCGTCGTCGGCCAGCAGGGCAACTACGGACAGTCGAACTACGCCACCACGAAAAGCGGTCTCTTCGGATTCACCCGCACCATCGCGCTCGAACTCGCCAGAACCGGCTCGACCGCCAACTGCGTCGCACCGGGATTCGTTCAGACGGATATGCTCGACGACGTCTCCGACCACGTTCAAGAGCAGATCCTGGAACGCATCCCCCTCGAACGGTTCGCCGAGGTCGACGACATCACCGGCATCGTCCGTTTCGTCGCGGGTCCCGAATCGAGCTACATGACCGGCCAGATACTCGCGGTCAACGGCGGCATGGAGTGGTAG
- a CDS encoding alpha-1 4-glucan-protein synthase translates to MTADICVVVPTIREFECVRAYAANARKHDFDTDRLHAVLVTEDFCDTDAMETMLDDLALSGTVFDGAAREEWYRTQGIAEFSHLVPAASHAQTSFGLLYCWANEFQYGIFIDDDTRPHTDEDFFGTHLSNLEYEGDVERVRSDEQWVNVLHENADEHGLYPRGYPYSAMDEQVETDRTRATNVVASQGLWTNVPDLDAARILADGDLRGQAETRLSKADFGGKFVAAEGQYLTLCSMNLAFRREVIPAFYQLPMDDNPWDVGRFDDIWSGVFLKRACDVVGTEIVTGGPLCQHNKAKRSTFDDLRSELPALEINEDLWRVVDDAAADADSYAEAYAAMADALVAHDWSDCENGEFLPYVGKYMHDWLSCLDALEPGSVAVPTAASADD, encoded by the coding sequence ATGACCGCCGACATCTGTGTCGTCGTCCCCACGATACGCGAGTTCGAGTGCGTCCGCGCCTACGCCGCAAACGCCCGCAAACACGACTTCGATACCGACCGTCTCCACGCCGTGCTCGTGACCGAGGACTTCTGTGATACCGACGCGATGGAAACGATGCTCGACGATCTCGCTCTCTCGGGGACGGTCTTCGATGGTGCCGCCCGCGAGGAGTGGTATCGCACGCAAGGCATCGCGGAGTTCTCCCACCTCGTGCCCGCCGCGAGCCACGCCCAGACGAGTTTCGGGCTGCTCTACTGCTGGGCGAACGAGTTTCAGTATGGGATTTTCATCGACGACGACACCCGCCCACACACCGACGAGGACTTCTTCGGCACGCATCTCTCGAATCTGGAGTACGAAGGCGACGTCGAGCGCGTCCGCTCGGACGAGCAGTGGGTGAACGTTCTCCACGAGAACGCCGACGAACACGGTCTCTATCCGCGTGGCTACCCCTATTCGGCGATGGACGAGCAAGTCGAGACCGACCGCACGCGCGCCACGAACGTCGTCGCCTCCCAAGGTTTGTGGACCAACGTCCCCGATCTCGATGCCGCCCGGATTCTCGCCGACGGTGATCTCCGGGGACAGGCCGAGACCCGCCTCTCGAAGGCGGATTTCGGGGGGAAATTCGTCGCCGCAGAGGGTCAGTATCTCACGCTCTGCTCGATGAACCTCGCCTTCCGGCGCGAGGTGATCCCCGCGTTCTATCAGCTTCCGATGGACGACAACCCCTGGGACGTGGGCCGGTTCGACGACATCTGGAGCGGCGTCTTCCTCAAGCGCGCCTGTGACGTCGTGGGTACGGAAATCGTCACTGGCGGGCCGCTCTGCCAACACAACAAGGCCAAGCGCTCGACGTTCGACGACCTCCGTTCGGAACTCCCCGCGCTCGAAATCAACGAGGACCTCTGGCGTGTCGTCGACGATGCAGCGGCGGATGCGGATTCCTATGCCGAGGCGTACGCCGCGATGGCCGACGCGCTCGTCGCCCACGACTGGAGCGACTGCGAGAACGGCGAGTTCCTCCCGTACGTCGGCAAGTACATGCACGACTGGCTGTCCTGTCTCGACGCCCTCGAACCCGGTTCGGTCGCCGTGCCGACCGCCGCCAGCGCCGACGACTGA